The proteins below are encoded in one region of Armigeres subalbatus isolate Guangzhou_Male unplaced genomic scaffold, GZ_Asu_2 Contig1858, whole genome shotgun sequence:
- the LOC134203457 gene encoding CDP-diacylglycerol--inositol 3-phosphatidyltransferase-like codes for HGKENIFVFVPNLIGYARIVLAIVSFYYMPTNYVIAGWCYIVSVVLDALDGHAARHFNQSTKFGAMLDQLTDRCGTMGLLVTLSYFYPKYMFWFQMSMAIDVACHWFYLHTTVLQGKTSHKFIDMSGNPIMRVYYTNRTVLGFMCLFNELFYAALYLLHFTPGPIIFGISSFKLLAMFSAPVAIVKTAISVIHGYVASMNIGVIDVAEREAQRERKPPKATQCLLCSMSESMSGDVNLIQCGKCRQWVHFSCADVDLEVVYVTANAQLLKVPDSRNKTRVGKKTSQKSDGGSDQAVGSDVDPTEKHLNEEQLAKEKAFAKQMKARKKLLAEAGTAEARMGDARSGAPGTL; via the exons CACGGAAAGGAGAATATTTTTGTCTTCGTGCCGAATCTGATTG GCTATGCCCGGATCGTGCTGGCGATCGTTTCATTCTACTACATGCCTACCAACTACGTGATCGCCGGCTGGTGCTACATCGTGAGCGTCGTACTTGATGCCCTCGATGGACATGCTGCCAGACATTTCAATCAAT CGACAAAGTTCGGCGCCATGCTCGACCAGTTGACCGACCGTTGCGGAACAATGGGTTTGTTGGTAACCCTCAGCTACTTCTACCCGAAGTACATGTTCTGGTTCCAGATGTCGATGGCTATCGATGTTGCCTGTCACTGGTTCTATCTGCACAC GACTGTTCTGCAGGGTAAAACATCGCACAAGTTCATTGATATGTCTGGTAATCCAATTATGCGAGTGTACTACACCAACCGAACTGTTCTCGGCTTCATGTGCTTGTTTAACGAATTGTTCTATGCGGCTTTGTACCTGTTGCATTTCACACCGGGACCAATTA TCTTCGGTATCTCTTCGTTCAAATTGCTGGCGATGTTCTCTGCCCCGGTGGCTATCGTCAAAACAGCCATTTCTGTGATCCATGGATACGTTGCCAGCATGAATATCGGCGTGATCGATGTGGCCGAACGCGAAGCTCAGCGGGAACGGAAGCCGCCAAAAGCCACA CAATGTTTGTTGTGCTCAATGTCGGAGTCGATGTCGGGGGATGTGAATTTGATCCAATGTGGCAAATGTAGGCAGTGGGTTCATTTCTCCTGTGCTGACGTAGATCTGGAGGTTGTGTATGTTACCGCTAATGCTCAGCTGTTGAAGGTTCCGGACTCAAGAAATAAAACGCGAGTTGGCAAGAAGACCAGCCAAAAGAGTGATGGAGGGTCCGATCAGGCAGTTGGTTCCGATGTAGATCCGACTGAGAAGCATTTGAATGAGGAACAACTCGCCAAGGAGAAGGCCTTTGCAAAGCAGATGAAGGCGCGGAAGAAACTACTCGCCGAAGCAGGAACAGCTGAGGCAAGAATGGGAGATGCGAGAAGTGGAGCTCCAGGCACATTGTGA